GGCGCCCGGCCAGCGACATGATTGAAGGCGAACAGCGCCAGGCGCTGGAGCAATGGCTGCGCAAGATTCCGGATGACCCCGGCGAATTGCTCAGACGCAAATTCTGGTACGAACAGCAACAACATCAGGATCAGGAAAAAACTCGATGACCCGCTTCACCGCCCTCTTGCTCGCATTGTTGCCCGCCCTGTTGCTCTGCACCGCTCAGGTCCAGGCTGCAGAGCTGGTCGCCAGCGTCGATCGCAGCCGCCTGAATTCTGGCGAGACGGTCGAACTGACCCTGGAAACCAGCGACGTGACCCAGTTCGGCAAACCCGACCTGACCCCACTGGAGCCGCTGTTCGAAGTGCGCGGCACCCGTCAGGTCAACCAACTGAACACGCTCAACGGCAACACTCAAGCAACCACCCGCTGGATCATCACCCTGTTGCCCCGGCAAAACGGCAGCGTGGTGATTCCGTCGCTGCAACTGGGCGACGCCCAGAGCCAGCCGATTACCCTCCAGGTGATCGAAAGCGAAACCCAGGACAGCAGCAACGCACTGGCGCCGGTGTTCATCGAGGCCAGCCTCGACCAGAACAGCGTCTATGTGCAGGCTCAGGCGATCCTGACCTTGCGCATCTACCATTCTGTGTCGCTGTACGACGACAGCAGCCTGACCCCGTTACAAATTCCCGATGCGCGCATCGAACAGTTGGGCGAGTCGCGCACCTACGAAAAAGTCATCAATGGATTGCGCCATGGCGTGATCGAAATGCGCTACGCGATCTACCCGCAACACAGCGGTGAATTGATTATTCCGGCGCAAATGTTCAGTGCCACGCCGGTCGATACCCGGCCGTCCCAGGACGCAACACCCCAAGGGCCTAAACCGGGCAAGCAGATGCGCGTCAAATCCGCCGAGATCCCGCTGACGGTCAAGGCCAAACCCGCCACCTATCCCGCCGATGTGCCCTGGCTGCCGGCCCGCAGCCTGAGCCTGAGCGAAAGCTGGAGCCCGGAACCGGATAATGCGCAGGTCGGCTACTCGCTGACCCGCAGCCTGACCCTGAACGCCGAGGGCCTCGCCAGCTCCCAACTGCCACCCTTGCCCGCCACAGAGATCAACGGTCTGCGGCGCTACCCGGATCAACCGGTGCTGGGCAACCAGAGCAGCGATCGCGGCTTGATCGGCAGTCGCGAGGACCGTGAAGCCCTGGTGCCGACCCGCACCGGCAACATTGATTTGCCGAGCGTGGAAGTGGTCTGGTGGAACACCTTCGAAGATCACCTGGAACACAGCAGCCTGCCCGCCCGCACGCTGCAAGTGGCGAGCAATCCTAGCCTGATCGTCGATACTCCGGCGGGCAGCCCGCAGGCAGTCTCCAGCGCCAGCAACGAAGCCCTCTGGTGGTGGAAACTCAGCACGGCGATCCTGGCCTGCACCACGCTGCTGGGCTTCGGCCTGTGGTGGCGCGCCCGCTGGCAACCGGCGATCCTGCGCGCGACGCAGACCGGCCCGAGCCCACGCACCCTGCTCGATGACCTCAAACGCGCCTGCCAGGCCAACGACTCCCACGCCACCCGCCAGGCCCTCGACGCCTGGGCCCGGCAACAACCGGAAACCCTGGCCGACATGGCGGCGCGTTTTGTGCCGCTGTCCGACGCCCTCGATGGCCTGAATGGCGCGCTGTACAGCGAAACCGGCCAGTATTGGCAGGGCGAAGATCTCTGGCGCGCGATTCGTGCGATCCCGACGGCCGAAGGGGTTCAAGACCTGGTTGGCGATACTGGGTTGCCGCCGCTTTATCCGAAATAATCACCGCACCCTGTGGCGAGGGAGCTTGCTCCCGCCGGGCTGCGAAGCGGCCCCAAGACCACATCACTCGTTTCTTCTGGCATAACGCTTCAGCCATTTTGCGCCTGCTGCGCAGCCGAACGGGAGCAAGCTCCCTCGCCACAGGTCTTCGGTTCGATCAGATCCATCGCGCCATCCCATGTGTTTGCCAGTAAACTCTCCCCTCTTTAGCCGCCACCATTTTCCCCGCGGCCATTACCTTATTTCCTACGGAGTACGCCTTGCGTCTGTTTCACACCTCCGACTGGCACCTTGGGCAGAACCTGCACGGCCAGGAGCGCGATTTCGAGCACGCCTGCTTTCTCGATTGGCTGCTGCGTCAGCTGAAGCTGGATCAGCCCGATGTACTGCTGATAGCCGGCGATATCTTTGACACGGTCAACCCGCCGGTCAAAGCCCAGGAACGCCTCTACGATTTCATCGTCAGCGCCCATGAACAGCAGCCATTGCTGACCATCGTGATGATCGCCGGCAACCACGATTCCGGTTCGCGGATTGAACTGCCGGCGCCGTTGATGCGACGGTTGCGCACTCACGCCCTCGGTCGCGTGCTGTGGCTCGATGACGGTCAACTGGATGCCGAACGCCTGTTGCTGCCGTTGCCAGATGCCAGCGGCGAAATTGCTGCCTGGTGCCTGGCGCTGCCGTTCCTGCGCCCCGCCGAAGTGACCGGCGCGCATTTGGGCGATAACTATTTGCGCGGCATCGGCCAGGTTCATGAATGGCTGATCGAAGCAGCAAACATCAAGCGCAAGCCGGGGCAGGCGCTGATTGCCATTAGCCACGCGCACATGGCTGGCGGTTCGGTCTCGGAAGATTCCGAGCGCAGCCTGATCATTGGTAACGCCGAAGCCCTGCCCGCCAGCCTGTTCGGGCCGAGCATCAGCTATGTCGCCCTCGGGCATTTGCACAAGCCGCAGAAGGTCAACGGTGAAGAGCGCATTCGCTACTGCGGCTCGCCGATTCCGTTGTCGTTCTCCGAGATCAATTACCAACATCAGATCCTCGACATTCAACTCGATGGCGAAACATTGGTCAGCGTCGAACCGCGCCTGATTCCGCGCTCCGTCCACTTGCAACGCCTCGGCTCCGCACTGTTGGCGGAGATTCTGCTGCAACTGGCCGACCTGCCCAACATTGACCTGCTCGCCGATATCCAGCGTCAGCCGTGGCTGGAAGTGCGGGTCCGTCTCGACGAACCGCAACCGGACCTGCGCCATCAAGTGGAAACAGCGCTGCAAGGCAAAGCCGTGCGGCTGGTGCGGATCGCTGCCGAGTACGCTGGCAATGGCAGCCACGAGGGCGTCGATGACGGCACAACTTTGATCGAACTGGATCAACTGACGCCGCAGGAGCTGTTCAGCCGCGCGTGGCAGGACAACTACGGCAGCGAGGTCGACGAGCAAACGCTCAAGGACTTCGCCGAGCTGCTGCAGGACGTGCAGATGGAGAGCGAACAACCATGAAAATTCTCGCGATCCGCCTGAAAAACCTCGCCTCCCTGGCCGGGCCTTTTGAGATCGACTTCACCGCTGAACCCTTGGCCAGTGCCGGTCTGTTCGCGATTACCGGGCCGACCGGTGCCGGCAAAAGCACGCTTCTCGACGCCCTGTGCCTGGCGCTGTTCGGCGCCGTGCCGCGGCTGAACAACACCGGCCGCGACGCCAAGGTCCCGGACGCCGATGGCGAAATCGGCACTGGCGACCCGCGCACACTGCTGCGGCGTGGCACCGGCGAAGGGTATGCAGAAGTGGATTTCGTCGGCATCGACGGTCGCCGTTATCGCGCTCGCTGGGAGGCCAATCGCGCTCGGGAAAAGGCTGGTGGCAAGCTGCAAGCCAGCCGTCAGAGCCTGCGCGACATCGATCAGGATCAGCTGCTGGCCAGCCAGAAAGGCGAATACAAAGCACAGCTCGAAGCCGCGCTGGGCCTGAACTTCGAACAATTCACCCGCGCCGTAATGCTCGCCCAGAGCGAGTTCAGCGCCTTCCTCAAGGCTGACGACAATGACCGCAGCGAACTGCTGGAAAAGCTCACCGACACGGCGCTCTATACCCGTCTCGGTCGCCGCGCCTTCGACAAGACCAAAGAAGCTCGCGAAGCCCATAAGTTACTGCAGGATCAGGCCACCGGGGTCACGCCGCTGTCGCCGGAAGCCCGGGCCGAGCTGGATGAGCGCTTCAACGACGCTCAGCAGCAACTCAAGACCCAGCAGGCGCAGCTCAAACAGTTGGAGTTGCAACACACCTGGCTCAAGGACCTGCGCCAGTTGCAGGACGCACAACAGAGCGCCACCGAGCAACTGCACTGCGCCCAACAACACTGGAACAGCCTCGCCGGCGAGCGCTTGAAGCTGACCCGCCTGGAGCAACTGGCGCCGCAACGGCATCAGTTCGCGCGCAAGACCGAACTCACCGCCCAGCTCACGCCGCTGGCGGCGCAGATTCAGCAACACACGCAACAGCAAAGCGAGCTGACCGAGCGACAGACTCAACTCGAACAGAGCCTAAGCGCTGCGCAAACGGCGCTGACCCACGCGCAAAGCCAACACAGTTCCAGCGCGCCCCTGCTGCGTCAGGCCTTCGAAGAGCAAAGCACCCTCGCCCGCCTGGTCAAGGACGCCAGCCTCAGTGCCGATCTCAAGCTGCAGGCGGAACAGGCCTGCACTCAGGGCCAGGGGACGATTCAGGGTTTGCTCGACCAACAGAAACAGGTCGCCGAACGGTTGCAGCAGATTGCCGGTGAGCTTGAGCAAAGCACCCATCTGGCGCCGTTGAGCGATGCCTGGAACGCCTACCGCGATCGTCTGCAACAATTGATGCTGATCGGTAATCGCCTGAACAAGGGCCAGGCTGAACTGGCCGCTTTGGAGCAAAGCGCCGCCCGCGCTGCTGAGGAACTGGCCACCCAGCGCCAGAGCCTTGAAGTGCTGTACAAAGAGGCCGGCGCCGAGCCTGAAGCGGTGGCCGAGCAGATTCAGATTCTCGGCAGTCTGCTGCAGGACAACCGCAAGCAACTGCGGGCCTTTGAAGAGTTGACGCGACTGTGGGCCAGCCAGCAGGAACTGGACAAACGCGGCGCCGAGCTTCAGCAGCGGCAACTCGCCGCTCAGCAAGACCGCGATCGTCTGACCCAGGCCGGTGTGCAGACCAAGGCCGAGCTGGCCGTCGCCGAACAGACCCTAACCGTCACCCGCGAACTGCTGGAACGCCAGCGTTTGGCGCGCAGTGCCAGCGTCGAAGAACTGCGCGCGCAGTTGCAGGACGATCAGCCGTGCCCGGTTTGTGGCAGCCCGGACCATCCTTATCATCAGCCCGAAGCCCTGCTGCAAAGCCTCGGCCGGCATGATGAAAGCGAACAGGCCAACGCTCAGAAAGCCGTCGACCTGCTCAAGGAAAAACTCACCGATCTGCGCGCCGAAGTCGGCGGCTTGATTGCTCAGCAGAAGGAATTGCTGCAACAGCAAGAACAGCTCGCGACTCAGCAACAAGGCCTGACACCAAGCCTGGAAGCGCACCCACTGTCCGCTCAGCTATTGGCCCAGGACGCAAGCAAACGCGACGCCTGGCTAACGCAACAAAGCAGCCAGTTGAACCAGAGCATCACCCAGGATGAACAACGGCAAACCGCCCTGCTCACCCTGCAACAGGATGCCGCACGCCTGGCGCAACAACTGCGCAGCGCCGAAGCCGCGAATCAGCAAGCGACACAACACCTGATCAACCAGCAACGCGAGTTAAGCAGCGATCGTCAACGTCTGGACGAAGAACTGACGGCGTTCAGCACCCTGCTCCCGGCCGACACGCTGGAGGCCTTGCGCAACGAACCCGCCGCGACCTTCATGCAACTCGACCGGCAGATCGCCCAGCGCCTGCAACAACTCGACCAGCAGCGCGAAGAACTCGGCGAACAGCAACAACGTCAGCAGACGCTGGAGAAAGAACAGTACCAACAGCAGATCCGCACCCAGCAGTTGGACGCCGCGCAACAGCAGTTCACCGCGCTGGCCGGGCAGCAACAGGCTTGCCAGGAAAAACTGACTCAACTGCTGGGCGAACATGCCAGCGCCGAACAGTGGCAGCAGCAACTGGATCAGGCCGTCGAGCAGGCGCGCGCTGCCGAAGCGACGGCCAATCAGCAATTGCAAACCGTGCACACGCGGTTGGTGCAACTGGCCGCGGAACTCAAGGCGCAGCAGGAACGTTCGCAGGCCCTGGAAACTGAAGACCGTGAGTTGAGCGGCAAGATCGCCGACTGGCGCGCGCAGCATCCAGAGCTCGACGACGGCGGACTGGAAGATTTGCTGAGCGTCGACGACCAGCAGGTCAGCGAACTGCGTCAACGATTGCAGCAGAGCGAAAAAGCCATCGAGCAAGCCAAGGTGCTGCTGCAAGAGCGAGATCAACGCTTGCTCGATCATCAGGCGCAGCACAACGGCAATCTCGACGCCGAACAACTGGCCACGGCGCTCGCCGAGCTGCAAAACCTGTTCGTCGCCAGCGAACATCGTTGCGCCGAATTGCGCGCAGAGCAGGCCGAGGATCAGCGTCGACAGAATGCCAATCAGGCGCTGGCGCAGCAGATCGCCGACGCCTACACCGAGTACCAGCGCTGGGCACGCCTGAATGCGCTGATCGGTTCGGCCACCGGCGACACCTTCCGCAAAATCGCCCAGGCCTACAACCTCGACCTGTTGGTGCATCACGCCAACGTCCAGTTGCGGCAACTGGTGCGGCGCTATCGGTTGAAACGTGGCGGTAGCATGCTCGGGTTATTGGTGATGGACACCGAGATGGGCGATGAACTGCGCTCGGTGCATTCGCTGTCCGGTGGCGAGACGTTCCTGGTGTCGCTGGCCCTGGCGCTCGGTTTGGCGTCGATGGCGTCGAGCACGTTGAAAATTGAATCGCTGTTCATCGACGAAGGCTTTGGCAGCCTTGATCCGGAATCCCTGCAACTGGCCATGGACGCCCTCGATGGTTTGCAAGCGCAGGGCCGCAAGGTCGCGGTGATTTCCCACGTGCAGGAAATGCATGAGCGGATTCCGGTACAGATTCAGGTCCACCGCCAAGGCAACGGTCTGAGTACGCTGGAGGTGAAATGAATACGCTGTATTCGTTCCGCCGCTGCCCCTACGCCATGCGCGCCCGCATGGCGCTGCGCTATTCGGGGGTTGCGGTGCAGATCGTCGAGGTCAGCCTCAAGGCTAAACCGGCCGAAATGCTCGCACTGTCGAGCAAAGGCACGGTGCCGGTGCTGAGTGTGGATGGGCGGGTGATCGATGAGAGCCTGGAAATCATGCGCTGGGCGCTGGCGCAGAACGATCCGCAGGATTGGTTGCTCAAGGATGATCCTCAGGGACAGCAATGCAGCGCCGCGCTGATCGATGAGAACGATCAAGTGTTCAAGGTGCACCTGAATCGCTACAAGTATGCCGAGCGTTATCCCGAGCAGCCGATGGCGTTTTACCGGTCAGAGGGCGAGATATTCTTGCGCAAACTGGATGAATTGCTGGAGGGGCGTGACTACTTTCTGGCCGGGCACCCGAGCCTGGCGGATGTCGCCGTGATGCCGTTCGTGCGGCAATTCGCCCACGTGGATCGCGAGTGGTTCGGGCAGACGCCTTATGTGCGATTGCAGGCGTGGTTGCAGCGCTTCATCGAGTCAGACCTGTTCACATCAATAATGAAGAAATAACCGCGCCCCCTACGGCGATTCATGCCAATACCGAGCACATCCCCAACGCCGAGCAATCCACCTGGAACGGCCCAAAGAATTCGCCATTGGATTTGATCGGCGGATTGCCCACCAGCAACCCCAAGGCCTTGGCCGTCTGAATGTTGTGAGCGATGTTGTGGTTGCATTCGATGGCTCGTGCCACCGACCCCGCCGAGCCCTGCCCGATCCCCAACAACGAAGCGCCATTGGTCATGAATGCCAGGAAGGCGATGACCCAGAGTTTGTGCCCTTTCATGCCCCCACCACTCCCGCCACATCAGCGTGATCGACCATTCCGTTTTGCGCGCGGTGTTCGAATTGAATGGCGGGATAAGCGACCTGAATCGGTGCTTGAAGGCTTTGTTGCGATTGAGCCGAAAGGCTGACGACCAACACCATGGCCACGTAAAGACCGATGGCCAGGTAGGCGCCGTATTTGGCAGAAGTGATGATTGCGCTGGCCATGGTGTTCTCCGTGGGCATGTTTCAGTGCTCACAGAATCGATCAAAAAACAGAAGATAACTAGCGAGCTTTATGCATAGTAACTATCAGTTTTATTGATCTAGAACCCAGCGTGTTTCAGTCCTCGATAAAGCTCATCAAGCGCTCACGGGCCGCTTCCAGCTCGTTGGGAACGGGCTCGGCGGCCGACAGAATCGGGGTGGAATAGAGAAACAGGAGAACCACTGCCAGACGCATCGCCATGCTGTCGATCCTTATTGGGGAAGGAGTCAAAAAATCAGCGTCAAATTTAAACTCATGGCCATGTGATATCAAGCAATACATTGATAGCAATATGATGCTGTCGTAAACGCGTTATGCAGGAGCGACATCACTTTGGGGCTTTTCGATGCCTTACAGCTCGATCGGCAAGTGACTTCGCTCCTGCATAAAGGGTGCAGGCTTACATTTCAGTGTTGGATTTTGTGATCCAGCGCGGCGTAGAAGTTGGCGCTCTGTTGCAGGTATTTCTGGGTGTAGCTTTGGGTGTGGGATTTTTTGTCACTGATTTCAACGTTGGCGTTGGCGGGCAGTGCAACAGTGGCAGAGATAGCGGAAGCGGCGATAACAGAGAAGAGATTGAAGTTCATGGCGGTATTCCTCGATTCAGTTGGCTTGCTTGCCCGGTAGGGCCGTGAAGCAAACTTAACTCCCGAGGCTCGGCGCCTTGAAATGCTTTGTAGCATTAGCCGATATCAGTCTCATTAATAGAAGGTTGCAGGCCCCATCAACCGGGGCCTGCGGTCTATTGACGCACCAGGAACTTGAGATCGCTGGGGGCATCCATCGGCAGTTTCTGCACGGTTTTACCCAACAGACCGGTCTTGGCATCGCGCTCGACGACGACAATCTGGTTGCTCTTCTGGTTGGCAATCAGCACGAACTTGCCACTCGGGTCGAGACTGAACTCGCGCGGGTGATCACCGTCCACCGAGCGACGCTGAAGCTCCTTGAGGTGGCCCGTCGCCGGGTCGATGGCGAACACCAGCAACTGATTGGTGGTGCCACGGTTGCTGACGTAAAGGAACTTGCCGTCGGCTGAGGCGTGAAGCGCAGCCGCAGCCTTGCCCGATGTGGGCAGACCCGCCGCCAGATCGACCAACTGCGTTTGCTCAAGCTTGCCGTCCCGGTAATCGAACACCGCGACCTGCGCGCTCATTTCCATGGTCAGCCAGGCGTGTTTACCATCGGCGCTGAACAGCAAGTGTCGCGGGCCGCTGCCGGGTGGTAACTGAACGGACGCGGGCTTGGCGGCGGTCAATGGCAGTTCCGGATTGGCCTTGGGATCGAAGCGATAGACGAAAATCTTGTCCGCTCCCAAGTCGTTGGAAAACACATATTGGCCATCCGGCGATGAAACCACCGAATGCACGTGCGCCGACTTCTGCCGCTCAGGATTGACCCGGCTGGACGGATGACTGCTCATCTGCACGACGGGTTTGAGCTTGCCATCGGTGCCCACCGGTAACACCGCCAAGGTGCCGCCCGGGTCTTCGGCCACCGAGTAGTTGCTGACAAACACATGACTGGCGTCGCCGCTGACGCTCGAATGCGTCGGCTCGTTGCCCAGGGTTTGCACCTGACTGATCAGGCTCAACTCATGGGTCTTGGGGTCGATCGCATAGCTGCTGACACGCCCTACCGGATCGGCCTGGCCCGGACCGTTTTCGTTGACCGCGAACAGGCGCTGTTGATCCCTGGACACGGTCAGCCAGGACGGGTTGGCGCTCTTCACCACTTGCAGGGGTTTGGCGTCGATCTGCCCAGTGCGGCTGTCGAAACTCAGGCGATAAATACCCTGGCTCTGGCCGGCGGTGTACGAGCCCACCAGCAATTCGTAACTGTCGACCGGGGCCGCTTGCACGCCCATCGCGCCGACACTGCCGGCCATCAACAGTGGCCAGAGGTTACGCATCCTCATTCGTTTCGTCCTCGTCGTCCTGACCGCCGAATGCTTCCATGGGCACCAGCCGGTGCTCGCCGGAATCGCCGGTGATGATCCAGCTCTTCAAGTCGGGATCAAACGTCGCCGCCGCGATCTGCGCCATGCTGAACTCCCAGCGCTTGAGCGCCCGACCGTCCATGCATTCGATGTGCAGGTTATCGTCTTCATCGAGGGAGAAATCGAATGCGTGCAGCCCGTCGATCTCCAGCATGTCGCAGTGTTCGAGGGCGTTGATCAAGGTGTCGTTTACGGCAGTCATGGCAGTCAATCTTTGAATGGGAAAGTGGCAATGATAGCTCATTGTTGCAGCAGAACCCTGTGGGAGCGGGCTTGCCCGCGATAGCGACCTGTCTGGCACATCAATGGTGAATGTGCCGCCGTCATCGCGGGCAAGCCCGCTCCCACAGGGATTGTGATCAGCCGTCAGAGAGCATCACGCGATGGCTTGCCATCGACCAGGCGCTGGATGCGCAGCGGATTGCCATTCTTCAGCGCTTCCGGCAGCAGGCTGTCGGGGTAGTTCTGGAAGCAGACCGGGCGCAGGAAACGGTCGATGGCCAAGGTGCCCACCGACGT
This genomic stretch from Pseudomonas wuhanensis harbors:
- a CDS encoding BatD family protein — encoded protein: MTRFTALLLALLPALLLCTAQVQAAELVASVDRSRLNSGETVELTLETSDVTQFGKPDLTPLEPLFEVRGTRQVNQLNTLNGNTQATTRWIITLLPRQNGSVVIPSLQLGDAQSQPITLQVIESETQDSSNALAPVFIEASLDQNSVYVQAQAILTLRIYHSVSLYDDSSLTPLQIPDARIEQLGESRTYEKVINGLRHGVIEMRYAIYPQHSGELIIPAQMFSATPVDTRPSQDATPQGPKPGKQMRVKSAEIPLTVKAKPATYPADVPWLPARSLSLSESWSPEPDNAQVGYSLTRSLTLNAEGLASSQLPPLPATEINGLRRYPDQPVLGNQSSDRGLIGSREDREALVPTRTGNIDLPSVEVVWWNTFEDHLEHSSLPARTLQVASNPSLIVDTPAGSPQAVSSASNEALWWWKLSTAILACTTLLGFGLWWRARWQPAILRATQTGPSPRTLLDDLKRACQANDSHATRQALDAWARQQPETLADMAARFVPLSDALDGLNGALYSETGQYWQGEDLWRAIRAIPTAEGVQDLVGDTGLPPLYPK
- a CDS encoding exonuclease SbcCD subunit D C-terminal domain-containing protein; this translates as MRLFHTSDWHLGQNLHGQERDFEHACFLDWLLRQLKLDQPDVLLIAGDIFDTVNPPVKAQERLYDFIVSAHEQQPLLTIVMIAGNHDSGSRIELPAPLMRRLRTHALGRVLWLDDGQLDAERLLLPLPDASGEIAAWCLALPFLRPAEVTGAHLGDNYLRGIGQVHEWLIEAANIKRKPGQALIAISHAHMAGGSVSEDSERSLIIGNAEALPASLFGPSISYVALGHLHKPQKVNGEERIRYCGSPIPLSFSEINYQHQILDIQLDGETLVSVEPRLIPRSVHLQRLGSALLAEILLQLADLPNIDLLADIQRQPWLEVRVRLDEPQPDLRHQVETALQGKAVRLVRIAAEYAGNGSHEGVDDGTTLIELDQLTPQELFSRAWQDNYGSEVDEQTLKDFAELLQDVQMESEQP
- a CDS encoding AAA family ATPase, whose protein sequence is MKILAIRLKNLASLAGPFEIDFTAEPLASAGLFAITGPTGAGKSTLLDALCLALFGAVPRLNNTGRDAKVPDADGEIGTGDPRTLLRRGTGEGYAEVDFVGIDGRRYRARWEANRAREKAGGKLQASRQSLRDIDQDQLLASQKGEYKAQLEAALGLNFEQFTRAVMLAQSEFSAFLKADDNDRSELLEKLTDTALYTRLGRRAFDKTKEAREAHKLLQDQATGVTPLSPEARAELDERFNDAQQQLKTQQAQLKQLELQHTWLKDLRQLQDAQQSATEQLHCAQQHWNSLAGERLKLTRLEQLAPQRHQFARKTELTAQLTPLAAQIQQHTQQQSELTERQTQLEQSLSAAQTALTHAQSQHSSSAPLLRQAFEEQSTLARLVKDASLSADLKLQAEQACTQGQGTIQGLLDQQKQVAERLQQIAGELEQSTHLAPLSDAWNAYRDRLQQLMLIGNRLNKGQAELAALEQSAARAAEELATQRQSLEVLYKEAGAEPEAVAEQIQILGSLLQDNRKQLRAFEELTRLWASQQELDKRGAELQQRQLAAQQDRDRLTQAGVQTKAELAVAEQTLTVTRELLERQRLARSASVEELRAQLQDDQPCPVCGSPDHPYHQPEALLQSLGRHDESEQANAQKAVDLLKEKLTDLRAEVGGLIAQQKELLQQQEQLATQQQGLTPSLEAHPLSAQLLAQDASKRDAWLTQQSSQLNQSITQDEQRQTALLTLQQDAARLAQQLRSAEAANQQATQHLINQQRELSSDRQRLDEELTAFSTLLPADTLEALRNEPAATFMQLDRQIAQRLQQLDQQREELGEQQQRQQTLEKEQYQQQIRTQQLDAAQQQFTALAGQQQACQEKLTQLLGEHASAEQWQQQLDQAVEQARAAEATANQQLQTVHTRLVQLAAELKAQQERSQALETEDRELSGKIADWRAQHPELDDGGLEDLLSVDDQQVSELRQRLQQSEKAIEQAKVLLQERDQRLLDHQAQHNGNLDAEQLATALAELQNLFVASEHRCAELRAEQAEDQRRQNANQALAQQIADAYTEYQRWARLNALIGSATGDTFRKIAQAYNLDLLVHHANVQLRQLVRRYRLKRGGSMLGLLVMDTEMGDELRSVHSLSGGETFLVSLALALGLASMASSTLKIESLFIDEGFGSLDPESLQLAMDALDGLQAQGRKVAVISHVQEMHERIPVQIQVHRQGNGLSTLEVK
- a CDS encoding glutathione S-transferase; the encoded protein is MNTLYSFRRCPYAMRARMALRYSGVAVQIVEVSLKAKPAEMLALSSKGTVPVLSVDGRVIDESLEIMRWALAQNDPQDWLLKDDPQGQQCSAALIDENDQVFKVHLNRYKYAERYPEQPMAFYRSEGEIFLRKLDELLEGRDYFLAGHPSLADVAVMPFVRQFAHVDREWFGQTPYVRLQAWLQRFIESDLFTSIMKK
- a CDS encoding lactonase family protein translates to MRNLWPLLMAGSVGAMGVQAAPVDSYELLVGSYTAGQSQGIYRLSFDSRTGQIDAKPLQVVKSANPSWLTVSRDQQRLFAVNENGPGQADPVGRVSSYAIDPKTHELSLISQVQTLGNEPTHSSVSGDASHVFVSNYSVAEDPGGTLAVLPVGTDGKLKPVVQMSSHPSSRVNPERQKSAHVHSVVSSPDGQYVFSNDLGADKIFVYRFDPKANPELPLTAAKPASVQLPPGSGPRHLLFSADGKHAWLTMEMSAQVAVFDYRDGKLEQTQLVDLAAGLPTSGKAAAALHASADGKFLYVSNRGTTNQLLVFAIDPATGHLKELQRRSVDGDHPREFSLDPSGKFVLIANQKSNQIVVVERDAKTGLLGKTVQKLPMDAPSDLKFLVRQ
- a CDS encoding DUF5629 family protein gives rise to the protein MTAVNDTLINALEHCDMLEIDGLHAFDFSLDEDDNLHIECMDGRALKRWEFSMAQIAAATFDPDLKSWIITGDSGEHRLVPMEAFGGQDDEDETNEDA